Proteins from a genomic interval of Paenibacillus sp. FSL H8-0048:
- a CDS encoding S41 family peptidase yields MKSAKIVTALLSSCLALSIAWAPAASAADAAATDAAQASKTEIINEIMQYLEYYNVEGVDQDTLIRGAIDGMVSTLDDPYSQYFTKEEAADFGHQVDLQYVGIGVRLMYSGKELYIEEVMSGSPAESAGLKRGDSILKINGVRVADTNGDELSGKAGTKVSLLIQRNGANKSYTVTRSEIATSSVTSKMLSSKIAYISINGFTQTADEEFSAALDKMRSGGMKSLVLDLRDNTGGYMNSAQNIVSKFMDAGIMMYTSDQTGTLKPVAITNGSKIGVPVVVLTNEYTASASEALTGALRDNKLATVVGTRSYGKARIQSLIPMSGGGELKLTTMKYLTPNKEDFNHIGLAPDIEVKGKTAQLITALQIAGMKEIVASGDRHILDINGTAFAGNVGLIQQGDKVYAASRVLSALVENEVSWDAKNKKVLLTTGAGNVSGFTLASKEALFQDGETFIELNAFKKRFPALVWSYNASLKQLKLAVK; encoded by the coding sequence ATGAAATCAGCCAAAATTGTTACTGCACTTTTAAGCAGCTGTCTGGCGCTATCCATCGCCTGGGCTCCTGCTGCTTCAGCAGCAGACGCGGCCGCCACCGACGCGGCACAAGCCTCAAAGACGGAGATTATCAATGAAATTATGCAATATCTGGAGTATTACAACGTCGAGGGTGTAGACCAGGATACACTTATCCGCGGCGCAATTGACGGTATGGTCAGCACATTGGACGATCCCTACAGCCAATACTTCACGAAGGAGGAAGCCGCGGACTTCGGTCATCAGGTTGATCTGCAATATGTCGGCATCGGCGTCCGGCTGATGTATTCGGGCAAAGAGCTCTACATTGAAGAGGTCATGAGCGGCTCCCCGGCCGAGTCCGCAGGACTAAAGCGCGGCGACTCCATCCTCAAAATCAACGGGGTGCGGGTGGCTGATACGAATGGCGACGAGCTGAGCGGCAAAGCGGGCACCAAGGTCTCACTGCTGATTCAGAGAAACGGGGCTAACAAATCCTATACGGTTACCCGCAGCGAGATTGCTACAAGCTCCGTAACCAGCAAGATGCTTAGCTCCAAAATCGCTTACATCTCCATCAACGGCTTCACTCAGACTGCCGATGAGGAATTCTCCGCAGCGCTGGACAAAATGCGTTCAGGCGGCATGAAATCGCTGGTTCTTGATCTGCGCGATAATACAGGCGGTTATATGAACAGCGCCCAGAATATCGTCTCCAAGTTCATGGATGCCGGTATTATGATGTACACCTCCGACCAGACCGGTACACTCAAACCAGTCGCAATTACGAACGGCAGCAAGATCGGCGTACCTGTGGTCGTATTGACCAATGAATATACGGCCAGCGCCTCCGAAGCCTTGACCGGTGCACTTCGTGACAATAAGCTGGCTACAGTTGTAGGCACGCGCTCTTACGGAAAGGCCCGGATTCAGAGCCTGATTCCCATGTCCGGCGGCGGCGAACTGAAGCTGACCACCATGAAGTATCTGACTCCGAACAAGGAGGATTTCAACCATATCGGACTTGCGCCTGATATCGAGGTCAAGGGCAAAACTGCCCAGTTGATTACCGCTCTGCAAATTGCCGGGATGAAGGAGATTGTCGCCTCTGGTGACCGTCATATTCTGGATATCAACGGCACTGCTTTTGCCGGAAATGTAGGCCTGATCCAGCAGGGCGATAAGGTGTATGCCGCCTCCCGTGTTCTCTCCGCGCTGGTGGAGAATGAGGTCTCCTGGGATGCCAAGAACAAGAAGGTGCTGCTGACCACCGGTGCCGGTAACGTATCCGGGTTCACCCTGGCTTCCAAGGAGGCGCTGTTCCAGGACGGAGAGACCTTCATCGAGCTGAATGCCTTCAAGAAAAGGTTCCCTGCGCTCGTATGGAGCTACAATGCTTCACTGAAACAGCTCAAATTAGCTGTGAAATAG